One window from the genome of Variovorax sp. PAMC26660 encodes:
- the infB gene encoding translation initiation factor IF-2, with protein MSSTTVAEFANELKKTPETLLDQLKSAGVPKAAATDALTEADKQRLLGHLKASHGTVEPERKKITLTKKSTSEIKQADATGRARTIQVEVRKKRTFIQRDEGHPATPEHAQQSAEAPAAAPAAPQVDEAELARREEEARRQAELIRRQEEELVEKRRLREETEAREREQAEKAERAEQAEQEAARIAAEKKAAAAAAAATATAKDTPAKPVATPVPAVTAAAAAAEQQAADTKLAAQTAATQAKEDAKAKAAAESKARADEEAARAKDLDERRRKALAEAEAIRAMMNAPARVLVPHKAPEKPQPEKAAVKGTLHKPATPPARPGAPAAPGAAAAPGAAGAGKEVKSAKLSSSWAGDPAKKKEIKTRGDASGGVGRGNWRGGPRGRRGNDRGGHDEQHAPAAPVEARVLEVHVPETITVAELAHKMAVKAQEVIKQLMKLGMMATINQSLDQDTAMIIVEDMGHNAVVAALDDPEAFTDEDVSAQTAEALPRAPVVTVMGHVDHGKTSLLDYIRRAKVAAGEAGGITQHIGAYHVQTERGMVSFLDTPGHEAFTAMRARGAQATDIVILVVAADDGVMPQTKEAIKHAKAAGVPIVVAINKVDKPDANLDRVKQELVAEEVVPEEYGGDVPFVPVSAKTGQGIDDLLEQVLLQAEVLELKAPVDAAAKGLVIEAQLDKGRGPVATVLIQSGTLKTGDVVLAGSTYGRVRAMLDENGKTIKTAGPSIPVEIQGLTEVPQAGDEFMVMADERRAREIATYRAGKFRNTKLAKLQAANLQNMFTDLSAGEVQTLRIIIKADVQGSQEALAQSLLKLATEEVKVQMVYAGVGGISESDINLAIASKAVVIGFNVRADAGARKLAENNGVQLNYYSIIYDAVDEIKVAMSGMLAPERREEIIGSAEIRTVFVASKIGTVAGSYITSGSVNRSAHFRLLRDNVVIYTGEVDSIKRMKDDVREVREGFECGIKLKNYNDIKEGDQLEFFEIKEIARTL; from the coding sequence ATGTCCAGTACCACTGTCGCCGAGTTCGCGAACGAGCTCAAGAAGACTCCCGAAACCTTGCTTGACCAGCTCAAGAGCGCAGGCGTGCCCAAAGCGGCCGCCACCGATGCGCTCACGGAGGCCGACAAGCAGCGCTTGCTCGGCCACCTCAAAGCCAGCCATGGCACCGTCGAGCCGGAGCGCAAGAAGATCACGTTGACCAAAAAGTCGACCAGCGAGATCAAGCAGGCCGACGCCACCGGCCGCGCTCGCACCATCCAGGTCGAGGTGCGAAAAAAGCGCACCTTCATCCAGCGCGATGAAGGCCACCCGGCCACGCCGGAGCACGCACAGCAATCCGCCGAAGCCCCGGCAGCTGCGCCGGCCGCTCCCCAGGTCGACGAGGCCGAACTGGCCCGCCGCGAGGAAGAAGCGCGCCGCCAGGCTGAGCTGATTCGCCGCCAGGAAGAAGAGCTGGTCGAAAAGCGCCGTCTGCGTGAAGAGACCGAAGCCCGCGAACGCGAGCAGGCCGAAAAGGCCGAGCGCGCCGAACAGGCCGAGCAGGAAGCCGCACGCATCGCCGCCGAAAAGAAGGCCGCCGCGGCCGCAGCTGCTGCAACCGCAACGGCCAAGGACACGCCTGCCAAGCCGGTCGCCACCCCTGTTCCCGCAGTGACGGCCGCCGCCGCTGCCGCCGAGCAGCAGGCCGCCGACACCAAGCTCGCAGCCCAGACCGCCGCGACGCAAGCCAAGGAAGACGCGAAGGCCAAGGCCGCCGCCGAATCGAAGGCCCGCGCCGACGAGGAAGCCGCGCGCGCCAAGGACCTCGACGAGCGTCGCCGCAAGGCCCTCGCCGAAGCCGAAGCCATCCGCGCCATGATGAACGCACCGGCCCGCGTGCTGGTGCCGCACAAGGCGCCCGAGAAGCCGCAGCCCGAAAAGGCTGCGGTCAAGGGCACGCTGCACAAGCCGGCCACTCCTCCGGCCCGCCCTGGCGCGCCTGCTGCGCCTGGCGCGGCAGCAGCACCTGGTGCTGCTGGTGCAGGCAAGGAAGTCAAGTCCGCGAAGCTCTCGTCGAGCTGGGCTGGCGATCCTGCCAAGAAGAAAGAAATCAAGACCCGCGGCGATGCCAGCGGTGGTGTGGGTCGCGGCAATTGGCGCGGAGGCCCGCGTGGCCGTCGCGGCAACGACCGAGGCGGTCATGACGAGCAGCACGCACCGGCCGCACCGGTCGAGGCACGCGTGCTCGAAGTGCACGTGCCTGAAACCATCACCGTGGCCGAACTGGCTCACAAGATGGCCGTCAAGGCGCAGGAAGTCATCAAGCAGCTCATGAAGCTCGGCATGATGGCAACCATCAACCAGTCGCTCGACCAGGACACCGCGATGATCATCGTGGAGGACATGGGTCACAACGCGGTGGTTGCCGCGCTCGACGATCCGGAAGCCTTCACTGACGAAGACGTGTCGGCGCAAACCGCCGAAGCCCTGCCGCGCGCACCGGTCGTGACCGTCATGGGTCACGTCGACCACGGCAAGACCTCGCTGCTCGACTACATCCGCCGCGCCAAGGTCGCAGCGGGCGAAGCCGGCGGCATCACGCAGCACATCGGCGCGTACCACGTGCAAACCGAACGCGGCATGGTGTCGTTCCTCGACACCCCGGGTCACGAGGCCTTCACGGCCATGCGTGCCCGCGGTGCGCAGGCCACCGACATCGTGATCCTGGTGGTGGCGGCCGATGACGGTGTCATGCCCCAGACCAAGGAAGCCATCAAGCACGCGAAAGCGGCCGGTGTGCCGATCGTGGTTGCCATCAACAAGGTGGACAAGCCCGACGCCAACCTGGACCGCGTGAAGCAGGAACTGGTGGCCGAAGAGGTCGTGCCCGAAGAGTACGGCGGCGATGTGCCGTTCGTGCCGGTGTCGGCCAAGACCGGCCAGGGCATCGACGACCTGCTCGAACAGGTGCTGCTGCAAGCCGAAGTGCTGGAACTCAAGGCGCCGGTGGATGCCGCCGCCAAGGGTCTGGTCATCGAAGCCCAGCTCGACAAGGGCCGCGGTCCGGTGGCAACGGTGCTGATTCAATCCGGCACGCTCAAGACCGGCGACGTGGTGCTGGCGGGTTCGACCTATGGCCGCGTGCGCGCCATGCTCGATGAAAACGGCAAGACCATCAAGACTGCGGGTCCGTCGATCCCGGTCGAGATCCAGGGCCTGACCGAAGTACCGCAAGCGGGCGACGAGTTCATGGTGATGGCCGACGAGCGCCGTGCGCGCGAAATCGCCACCTACCGTGCCGGCAAGTTCCGCAACACCAAGCTGGCGAAGCTGCAAGCCGCGAATCTGCAGAACATGTTCACCGACCTTTCGGCCGGCGAAGTGCAGACGCTGCGGATCATCATCAAGGCCGACGTGCAGGGTTCGCAAGAAGCGCTGGCCCAGTCGCTGCTCAAGCTGGCGACCGAAGAGGTCAAGGTCCAGATGGTGTACGCGGGTGTCGGCGGCATCAGCGAAAGCGACATCAACCTCGCCATCGCCTCCAAGGCGGTCGTGATCGGTTTCAACGTGCGTGCCGATGCCGGTGCGCGCAAGCTGGCCGAAAACAACGGCGTGCAACTGAACTACTACAGCATCATTTACGACGCTGTGGACGAGATCAAGGTTGCGATGTCGGGCATGCTGGCACCGGAGCGCCGCGAAGAGATCATCGGCTCGGCCGAAATCCGCACGGTGTTCGTGGCGTCGAAGATCGGTACTGTGGCCGGCTCGTACATCACTTCTGGCTCGGTCAACCGCAGCGCGCATTTCCGCCTGCTGCGCGACAACGTGGTGATCTACACCGGCGAAGTCGACTCGATCAAGCGCATGAAGGACGACGTCCGCGAAGTCCGCGAAGGTTTTGAGTGCGGTATCAAGCTCAAGAACTACAACGACATCAAAGAAGGCGATCAGCTCGAATTCTTCGAAATCAAGGAGATCGCCCGGACGCTGTAA
- a CDS encoding ABC transporter ATP-binding protein — MSDKKNQPLLDVKGLRIAFSGKEVVHGIDFHIAAGEKLALVGESGSGKTVTALSLLRLVQNADLAGVARLFGPERPQDVRDLLSIPERELRGIRGKEIAMIFQEPMTALNALYSVGDQIAEVLELHEGLSARAAQAAAVQLLADTGIPEPERRARAFPHQLSGGQRQRAMIAMALACKPRLLLADEPTTALDVTVRAQILELLADLQRKYGMAVLLITHDLNLVRRFADRVVVMENGHVVEHGAVAPVFDAPQHPYTRKLIDSHPERDVAAVAARADAVPVLEAKALRVIYPVPRPGFVGWFRKGEFVAVQGADFRIVPGETLGVVGESGSGKSTLALAALGLLKHKGTLKVDGKGWAVGRASDLGLRRVMQVVFQDPFSSLSPRMTVEQIVGEGLRVHAPELNTEARRARALTALADVGLTEAQFPSLLDRYPHEFSGGQRQRLAIARALIVDPQLLVLDEPTSALDVTIQKQVLSLLQRLQRERGLSYLLITHDVEVIRAMAHQVIVMKDGAILETGPVERVLDAPEHPYTKKLVAAALLE, encoded by the coding sequence ATGAGCGACAAGAAGAACCAGCCGCTGCTCGACGTGAAGGGCCTGCGCATCGCGTTCAGCGGCAAGGAGGTGGTGCACGGCATCGACTTCCACATCGCCGCCGGCGAAAAGCTCGCGCTCGTTGGTGAGTCGGGTTCGGGCAAGACCGTCACGGCACTGTCGCTGCTGCGCCTGGTGCAGAACGCCGATCTTGCCGGTGTTGCAAGGCTTTTCGGCCCGGAACGGCCGCAGGACGTACGTGACCTGCTATCGATTCCAGAGCGGGAGCTGCGCGGCATTCGCGGCAAAGAGATCGCGATGATCTTCCAGGAGCCTATGACCGCGCTCAATGCGCTCTACAGCGTCGGCGACCAGATCGCCGAGGTGCTGGAGCTGCACGAAGGGCTGTCGGCCCGTGCCGCGCAGGCAGCAGCCGTCCAGTTGCTGGCCGACACCGGCATTCCCGAGCCCGAGCGACGGGCGAGGGCGTTCCCGCATCAGCTCTCGGGCGGGCAGCGACAGCGCGCAATGATCGCGATGGCGCTTGCCTGCAAGCCCCGCCTGCTGCTGGCCGACGAGCCGACCACGGCGCTCGACGTCACGGTGCGCGCGCAAATTCTGGAATTGCTGGCCGACCTGCAGCGCAAGTACGGCATGGCTGTGCTGCTGATCACGCATGACCTGAACCTGGTGCGCCGTTTCGCCGACCGCGTGGTGGTCATGGAGAACGGCCATGTGGTCGAGCATGGCGCGGTGGCGCCTGTGTTCGACGCGCCGCAGCACCCCTACACCCGCAAGCTGATCGACAGTCATCCGGAGCGCGATGTGGCCGCCGTGGCGGCACGGGCTGATGCGGTGCCGGTGCTCGAAGCCAAGGCGCTGCGCGTGATCTATCCGGTGCCGCGGCCAGGTTTTGTCGGCTGGTTCCGCAAAGGCGAATTCGTCGCCGTGCAGGGTGCGGACTTCCGCATCGTGCCCGGCGAAACGCTGGGTGTGGTCGGCGAATCGGGGTCGGGCAAGTCGACGCTCGCACTCGCTGCGCTGGGGCTTTTGAAGCACAAAGGCACGCTGAAGGTGGACGGCAAGGGCTGGGCGGTCGGTCGCGCATCCGACTTGGGCCTGCGCCGCGTGATGCAGGTGGTGTTCCAGGACCCGTTTTCCTCGCTGTCGCCGCGCATGACGGTGGAGCAGATTGTGGGCGAGGGGCTGCGCGTGCATGCACCCGAGCTCAACACCGAGGCGCGCCGCGCTCGTGCGCTCACGGCGCTGGCCGACGTGGGGTTGACCGAGGCGCAGTTTCCTTCGTTGCTCGACCGCTATCCGCACGAGTTCTCGGGCGGGCAGCGCCAGCGGCTGGCCATTGCCCGTGCGCTGATCGTCGATCCGCAACTGCTGGTGCTCGACGAGCCCACAAGCGCGCTCGACGTGACGATCCAGAAGCAGGTGCTGAGCCTGCTGCAGCGCCTGCAGCGGGAGCGGGGGCTGAGCTACCTGCTGATCACGCATGACGTCGAGGTGATCCGGGCGATGGCGCACCAGGTCATCGTGATGAAGGACGGGGCCATTCTCGAAACCGGGCCGGTCGAGCGCGTGCTCGATGCGCCCGAGCATCCCTATACAAAAAAGCTGGTGGCCGCCGCGCTGCTGGAATAA
- the nusA gene encoding transcription termination factor NusA, which produces MNREMLMLVDAISREKNVERDVVFGAVESALAQATKKLHQGDVDIRVSVDRDSGDYETFRRWHVVPDEAGLQLPDQEILLFEAKEEMSDIEVGEYIEESVDSVPIGRIGAMAAKQVILQKIRDAEREMLLNDFMSRGDKIFVGTVKRLDKGDIIVEAGRVEGRLRRSEMIAKENLRNGDRVRAMIMEVDLTLRGAPIILSRSAPEFMIELFRQEVPEIEQGLLEIKSCARDPGSRAKIAVLSHDKRVDPIGTCVGVRGTRVNAVTNELAGERVDIVLWSEDPAQFVIGALAPANVSSIVVDEEKHAMDVVVDEENLAIAIGRGGQNVRLASDLTGWKINIMDANESAQKQAVETDASRKLFMEKLDVDEEIADILIAEGFNSLEEVAYVPISELLEIESFDEDTINELRTRAKDALLTMEIAKEEGVEVQPQVSQDLHDLEGLDPELIPKLVEAGVNTRDDLADLAVDELTEITGHSADDAKALILKAREHWFAGQE; this is translated from the coding sequence ATGAATCGCGAAATGTTGATGTTGGTGGATGCGATCTCGCGCGAGAAGAACGTCGAGCGTGACGTCGTCTTCGGCGCGGTCGAATCCGCACTGGCGCAAGCCACCAAAAAGCTCCATCAGGGTGACGTGGACATCCGCGTCTCGGTCGATCGCGACAGCGGCGACTACGAAACCTTCCGCCGCTGGCACGTCGTTCCCGATGAGGCCGGCCTGCAGCTGCCCGACCAGGAAATCCTCCTGTTCGAAGCCAAGGAAGAAATGTCGGACATCGAAGTCGGCGAGTACATCGAGGAATCGGTGGACTCGGTGCCTATCGGCCGCATTGGCGCCATGGCTGCCAAGCAGGTCATCCTGCAAAAGATCCGCGACGCAGAGCGCGAGATGCTGCTCAACGACTTCATGTCGCGCGGCGACAAGATTTTCGTGGGCACCGTCAAGCGTCTGGACAAGGGCGACATCATCGTCGAGGCCGGCCGCGTCGAAGGCCGCCTGCGCCGCAGCGAGATGATCGCCAAGGAAAACCTGCGCAATGGCGACCGTGTGCGCGCCATGATCATGGAAGTCGACCTGACGCTGCGCGGCGCGCCGATCATCCTGTCGCGCTCGGCGCCCGAGTTCATGATTGAGCTGTTCCGCCAGGAAGTGCCCGAAATCGAACAAGGCCTGCTCGAAATCAAGAGTTGCGCCCGTGACCCGGGTTCGCGCGCCAAGATCGCCGTGCTCTCGCACGACAAGCGTGTCGACCCGATCGGCACCTGTGTTGGCGTGCGTGGCACCCGTGTCAACGCCGTGACCAACGAGCTCGCTGGCGAGCGCGTCGACATCGTGCTGTGGAGCGAAGACCCGGCTCAATTCGTGATCGGTGCCTTGGCTCCGGCCAACGTGTCGTCGATCGTCGTCGATGAAGAAAAGCACGCCATGGACGTGGTGGTCGACGAGGAAAACCTCGCCATCGCCATCGGTCGCGGCGGCCAGAACGTGCGCCTGGCTTCCGACCTCACCGGTTGGAAGATCAACATCATGGACGCCAACGAATCTGCGCAAAAGCAGGCCGTCGAGACCGATGCCAGCCGCAAGCTCTTCATGGAAAAGCTCGATGTCGACGAGGAAATCGCCGACATCCTGATTGCCGAAGGTTTCAACAGCCTTGAAGAAGTGGCCTATGTGCCGATCTCCGAGTTGCTCGAAATCGAAAGCTTCGACGAAGACACGATCAACGAGCTGCGCACGCGAGCCAAGGACGCGCTGCTCACCATGGAAATCGCCAAGGAAGAGGGTGTCGAGGTGCAGCCGCAGGTGTCCCAGGACCTGCATGACCTCGAGGGCCTTGACCCCGAGCTGATTCCCAAGCTGGTCGAGGCGGGTGTGAACACCCGTGACGACCTCGCCGACCTCGCGGTCGATGAACTCACCGAGATCACCGGCCACAGCGCCGATGACGCCAAAGCCCTCATCTTGAAAGCCCGCGAACATTGGTTCGCCGGCCAAGAGTGA
- a CDS encoding microcin C ABC transporter permease YejB, with amino-acid sequence MAAYLLRRLLLIIPTLFGVLLLNFAIVQFVPGGPAEQLLSQLTNKENRISGGPTGRTLDARQVAEIKALYGFDKPAPERFWQMLKQFARFDLGKSFFQSKDVWQLIKEKLPVSISLGLWTFFISYLIAVPLGVAKAVRAGSRFDFLTTLLVLVGYAIPGFVLGVALLVIFGGQLQWFPLRGLTSPNWESLSWGARIVDYLWHITLPVTAMVLGSFAITAMLTKNSFLEEIRKQYVLTARAKGLAERQVLWKHVFRNALIPIITGFPTAFIGAFFSGALLIETLFSLDGMGLLSYESVLRRDYPVFLGTLYLFTLIGLVTKLISDLCYVWVDPRVKFD; translated from the coding sequence ATGGCCGCCTACCTGCTCCGACGCCTTTTGCTGATCATTCCCACGCTGTTCGGGGTGCTGCTGCTCAATTTCGCCATCGTTCAATTCGTTCCGGGTGGTCCGGCCGAGCAGTTGCTGTCGCAACTGACCAACAAGGAGAACCGCATCTCGGGTGGCCCCACCGGGCGTACTCTCGATGCCAGGCAGGTGGCGGAGATCAAGGCTCTTTACGGCTTCGACAAGCCGGCGCCAGAGCGCTTCTGGCAGATGCTCAAGCAGTTCGCGCGCTTCGATCTGGGCAAGAGCTTTTTCCAGAGCAAGGACGTGTGGCAGCTCATCAAGGAGAAGCTGCCGGTTTCAATCAGCTTGGGACTCTGGACCTTCTTCATCAGCTACCTGATTGCGGTGCCGCTGGGCGTCGCGAAAGCGGTTCGCGCAGGCTCGCGTTTCGACTTCCTGACGACGTTGCTCGTGCTCGTCGGCTATGCCATCCCGGGCTTCGTGTTGGGCGTGGCGCTGCTCGTGATCTTCGGCGGCCAATTGCAATGGTTTCCGCTGCGCGGGCTGACTTCGCCGAACTGGGAGTCGCTGAGCTGGGGTGCGCGCATCGTTGATTACCTGTGGCACATCACCTTGCCGGTGACAGCCATGGTGCTCGGCAGTTTCGCGATCACCGCGATGCTCACCAAGAACTCGTTCCTCGAAGAGATCCGCAAGCAGTACGTGCTGACGGCGCGTGCCAAGGGGCTGGCCGAGCGTCAGGTGCTCTGGAAGCACGTGTTTCGCAACGCGCTGATTCCGATCATCACTGGTTTTCCGACGGCCTTCATCGGCGCTTTCTTTTCGGGCGCGTTGCTGATCGAGACGCTGTTTTCGCTCGACGGAATGGGCTTGCTCAGCTACGAAAGCGTTCTGCGGCGCGACTACCCGGTGTTCCTGGGAACGCTCTATCTGTTCACGCTGATCGGTCTGGTGACCAAGCTCATTTCCGATCTTTGCTACGTCTGGGTTGATCCGAGGGTGAAGTTTGACTAA
- a CDS encoding YbfB/YjiJ family MFS transporter — translation MSEIGRDQRGAWRAALACMVTLAVAMGLGRFAFTPMLPIMLHEGKLELAAGGVLASLNYLGYFFGAVSCAAIGVKASSMVRGGLVATAALLLGMGLLHSFVGWGVLRTAAGVMSAWVFVFASGWGMRRLAETNAPTLAGVIYTGPGIGIAMTGLLGGVLGRWGSEAGWIGLGFLAIVLIATIWRVFDDREPPAVGNGAAPAPVAAAGVAGSASARSDAIWLVALYGLAGFGYIITATFLPVIARQALPGSSWPDFFWPLFGLAIIPGALIGARAPTHWDNRLLLAVAYALQALGVVLSVAWPTIGGFALGSLLLGMPFTAITLFAMREARRLRGNAAAGLIGYATASYGVGQIIGPLFAAPLAQRTGSFELPLLVAAAALALGAVLFAVVWSKSRAPVAA, via the coding sequence ATGTCGGAAATCGGACGCGACCAGCGCGGTGCCTGGCGCGCGGCGCTGGCCTGTATGGTCACCCTGGCGGTGGCGATGGGCCTGGGGCGCTTTGCCTTCACGCCCATGCTGCCGATCATGTTGCACGAGGGAAAGTTGGAGCTGGCAGCCGGCGGTGTGCTGGCGTCGCTCAACTATCTGGGTTACTTCTTCGGGGCCGTCAGTTGCGCGGCCATCGGGGTCAAGGCGTCGAGCATGGTGCGCGGCGGGCTGGTCGCCACCGCAGCGCTGCTGCTCGGCATGGGGCTGCTGCACAGCTTCGTCGGCTGGGGCGTCCTGCGTACGGCTGCGGGCGTGATGAGCGCCTGGGTCTTCGTTTTCGCTTCCGGCTGGGGCATGCGGCGGCTGGCTGAAACCAATGCACCAACGCTGGCGGGAGTGATCTACACCGGGCCGGGCATCGGGATCGCGATGACCGGATTGCTGGGCGGGGTCTTGGGGCGCTGGGGCTCGGAGGCCGGATGGATCGGCCTCGGCTTTCTGGCGATCGTGCTGATCGCCACGATCTGGCGGGTGTTCGACGACCGCGAACCGCCCGCAGTCGGCAATGGCGCTGCACCGGCGCCTGTGGCGGCAGCGGGTGTTGCGGGGTCGGCATCGGCCCGCAGCGACGCGATCTGGCTGGTGGCGCTCTACGGTCTGGCCGGCTTCGGCTACATCATCACTGCGACCTTTCTGCCCGTGATCGCCCGGCAAGCGCTGCCCGGTTCGTCGTGGCCCGATTTCTTCTGGCCCCTGTTCGGGCTGGCCATCATTCCGGGCGCCCTGATTGGCGCGCGCGCGCCGACGCATTGGGACAACCGGTTGCTGCTGGCCGTGGCCTATGCACTGCAGGCGCTCGGTGTGGTGCTGTCGGTGGCATGGCCGACCATCGGCGGTTTTGCGCTCGGCAGCTTGCTGCTGGGCATGCCGTTCACCGCCATCACGCTTTTTGCGATGCGGGAAGCGCGCCGCCTACGGGGCAATGCCGCTGCCGGACTGATCGGCTATGCCACGGCGTCCTATGGGGTGGGGCAGATCATCGGCCCGTTGTTTGCGGCGCCGTTGGCGCAGCGAACCGGGTCTTTCGAGCTGCCATTGCTGGTTGCCGCTGCCGCCTTGGCCCTCGGTGCGGTGCTGTTTGCGGTGGTTTGGTCTAAATCTCGTGCGCCCGTGGCTGCTTGA
- the rimP gene encoding ribosome maturation factor RimP, translating into MALQQIVEQTVAGLGYDLVEIERSAGGLLRVTIDLPWTAPTSEDVAAGVPEPFVTVEDCEKVTRQLQFALEVDGVEYKRLEVSSPGIDRPLRNEQDFGRFVGAVIDITLKAPMGAAAAGQVSATRKKFRGTLERAEKAEGVAADAAPVWQIVWSDEPKTKPGQKVSKKRAPAPLHALGFVLGELRDARLAPIVDFKGRKAKTQPGFSDIDDGTNVPD; encoded by the coding sequence GTGGCATTGCAGCAAATAGTTGAACAAACCGTGGCCGGTCTTGGCTACGACCTGGTTGAGATCGAGCGCTCGGCCGGGGGATTGCTGCGCGTGACGATTGATTTGCCGTGGACGGCCCCCACCTCCGAAGACGTGGCTGCCGGCGTGCCAGAGCCTTTCGTGACGGTGGAAGACTGCGAAAAGGTCACGCGTCAATTGCAGTTTGCGCTGGAAGTCGACGGTGTCGAATACAAGCGGCTTGAGGTTTCCTCGCCCGGTATCGACCGTCCGCTGCGCAATGAACAGGATTTCGGACGTTTTGTGGGTGCGGTGATCGACATCACGCTCAAGGCGCCCATGGGTGCGGCGGCTGCAGGCCAGGTCTCGGCCACCCGCAAGAAATTTCGCGGCACGCTGGAGCGTGCTGAAAAGGCAGAAGGGGTTGCGGCGGATGCGGCTCCGGTTTGGCAAATCGTCTGGAGCGACGAGCCCAAGACCAAGCCAGGTCAAAAAGTGAGCAAGAAGCGCGCGCCTGCACCGTTGCATGCGCTGGGCTTCGTGCTGGGCGAGCTGCGCGATGCGCGGCTTGCGCCCATTGTGGATTTCAAGGGCCGCAAGGCCAAAACCCAACCGGGTTTTTCGGATATTGACGACGGAACGAATGTTCCGGACTGA
- a CDS encoding ABC transporter permease, with protein MSVSPGRRAWRRFRRNPLGFWSLLIFSVLVVLSLFADVLSTDKPLVVRYEGKTYFPVLRDYSEKTFGGDFETPADYLDPFVEQRITQGGNWALYAPNRYGPSTLNYFSKPPNPAAPSRENLLGTDERGRDLLAQLIYGFRMSVLFALALTVIGVVVGIATGAVQGFFGGKIDLTFQRLIEIWGAMPELYLLIIFSAIFTPSVALLLILLSLFGWMGLSDYVRAEFLRNRQMDYVRAARALGVGNLQIMWRHILPNSMVPVVTFLPFRMSAAILALTSLDFLGLGVPQGTPSLGELLSQGKGNIDAWWISLSTFAVLVVTLMLLTFMGDALRDALDPRKADK; from the coding sequence GTGTCCGTGAGCCCCGGGCGCCGTGCCTGGCGCCGTTTTCGCCGCAATCCGCTGGGGTTCTGGAGCCTGTTGATCTTCTCGGTGCTGGTGGTGCTGAGCCTTTTTGCCGACGTGCTTTCCACCGACAAGCCACTCGTGGTGCGCTACGAAGGGAAGACGTATTTCCCAGTGTTGCGGGATTACTCCGAGAAGACCTTCGGCGGCGATTTCGAGACGCCGGCCGACTACCTCGATCCGTTCGTCGAGCAACGCATCACCCAGGGTGGCAACTGGGCGCTCTATGCGCCCAATCGTTACGGCCCGAGCACGCTCAACTATTTCTCGAAGCCGCCGAACCCGGCGGCACCCTCGCGCGAGAACCTGCTCGGCACGGACGAGCGAGGGCGTGATCTGCTGGCCCAACTGATCTATGGCTTTCGCATGAGCGTGCTGTTTGCGCTTGCGCTCACGGTGATCGGCGTGGTGGTGGGCATTGCGACGGGGGCCGTGCAGGGGTTCTTCGGCGGGAAGATCGACCTGACCTTCCAGCGGCTGATCGAGATCTGGGGGGCGATGCCCGAGCTGTACCTGCTGATCATCTTCAGCGCGATCTTCACGCCCAGCGTGGCGCTGCTGCTGATCCTGCTGAGCCTGTTTGGCTGGATGGGGCTTTCGGACTACGTCCGTGCCGAGTTCCTGCGAAATCGCCAGATGGACTATGTGCGCGCGGCGCGCGCGCTCGGCGTGGGCAACCTGCAGATCATGTGGCGCCACATCCTGCCCAACAGCATGGTGCCTGTCGTTACTTTCTTGCCATTCCGCATGAGTGCCGCCATTCTTGCGCTGACCTCGCTCGACTTTCTTGGCCTCGGCGTGCCGCAAGGCACGCCATCGCTCGGTGAACTGTTAAGCCAGGGCAAGGGCAACATCGACGCCTGGTGGATCTCGCTGTCCACCTTCGCTGTGCTGGTCGTCACGCTGATGCTGCTGACCTTCATGGGCGACGCGCTGCGCGATGCGCTCGATCCCCGGAAGGCCGACAAATGA